The Glycine max cultivar Williams 82 chromosome 3, Glycine_max_v4.0, whole genome shotgun sequence sequence CTCATTTAATTTAGGCAtggtttttataaattttaatatacattaattaccttttctttcatttcatttcttttttctttttctttcatttttatattttttttatcatattactaGTATTAATAGCtacattaattacttttattgtttttttgccAGTATCATCACCGACAAAACATGCAACCCAATCTGCCAAAGTATTATCGAAATTCGGTGCCGTGACTAACGCTTCTTTCCTAGACCATACCAATATCAGTAGTGAACTTTGCTACTACTACTAGTAGTACTAGTAGTTTTACTTGAAAATAGTGAGGTAGGTAACCAATTCAAAACTTTTCTGTCATCTGAATGcagtaaaataaatacaatcaGCCAAACATTGACCAGTGCCCATGCCTTAACCACCCGATTCAACCGTTTTCGTTCCCAAAACAAGTCAAATGTCTCACATTAAGCCATGTATATCACACAGCATTAAATTCATCATCATAACCACCACCAAACCAAATCCTACCACATGCAATAATCTTCCATATATCAGTGGTTGAATATATTAATAGGTCTAAAACCaactttgaaaaaaaactttttttttgaaaaaaaataaaactttttgtaaataataaaatatttgagaacTTCCACACACATCCATCATCAATCACCAAACCTCACATATAATAATGTGGAGTATTATTATTGAGTTGTAATTCTTTATAGTATATATACTCCATgtacatatattaataaaaaaattattttttgatacaTCTAAAATAAGAACTTAATCGTCTTATCCTTGGACCGACCCTGTCATTCACACATGACACACATAAACTTGTATGTATTTGTGTTCCCACCTCATGCTCTATATAAACCCTATTCTTGTAGCACTTTACTCTCCAAGCAACTAAGCAAGATATCATCACATTGCAAAGAAAATACACATTACATTACTAAGTCTTTGTTCATTTGAGTAGTAGTGATGGCTAGCCTCAAGGTTGCATGTGTGGTTGCTGTGATGTGCATGGTTGTGGTGGCCATGAGTGCTGCACCCATGGCACAGGCCGCAATCACGTGCGGGCAGGTCGCCGGCGACATGTCTCCGTGCTTCAGTTATCTTCGAAGCGGCGGAAAACCGTCGCAGGCCTGCTGCAACGGAGTGAAGTCCCTCAGCAGCGCGGCGAAGACCACCGCGGACCGCCAGGGGGCGTGCAGTTGCCTGAAAAACCTTGCCAATAATATGGGACAGAGTTTGAATGCCGGCAACGCAGCCTCTCTCCCTGGCAAATGTGGCGTCAACATCCCTTACAAGATCAGCACCTCCACCAACTGCGCCACGTATGTTAAACTCACCACTCACTCCATatgctttattttaatttcctcacacatttcattcaaaatctcttagagagaaatgttaagaCTCTTTGACACACTCTTATGATCGAAcacactcttttttattttatgaattttaacaaATTAGATGGTGTATATTCAAAGGAATgtgttagaaaatattttttttaacacttatATTTCACTAAATACTTAAAAGAGAAATGTTAGTTATACTCACTTTAAGGTTGAGTCTAATCAAATGaattaatcttttgtaatgtGATGAACCAGAATTTCACTTTTcacttaaagaaatatttatagttagttatggtttgattgtgtttaaattgaaaaaagggggagaaatttttttaaaaaaatttacactttttttttattttaatttaaatatttattttaaattttattttattcttttttctttcacttaaCTAAATCATACCTTTCTTTTCATGTCTTGAAAATGATtactatataataaaataaaatagagaaataGTATTTTTCCTTTAGTTacttgaaagaaaaacaaaactttttatcatttatttatgaaaatttgtCGTATATGATATACAAACATTCCCATAAAcaagagatagaaaaaaaaaaaacagatatcTTTTACCTTTTTAAGGATAAGGACCACAAATAGtatatattcataaatgatATAGCAGTTTATTTTCGACAAACTAAAAATGAACATTGTGTTATTtgaaagaactaaaaatatatttgatcatatttttaattatgacttaaaatttatttaaaatcacgaaaataattagtttttttaattacttaaagagtttcatttaaaattttacattaaaaagtatttttaagagaaaaggataaaaataggtTATTAACTTTAGTCATACTTAAAATGGTATTCAGATCGATGTTTTAGAACTAGTGTCAcaagtttgtttatttttttatgcatttccTTTTGTgactttatttttcttgaaatttcGTGGTTATTAATTTGAGCTAATTTATATAATGGTTTGTGCAATATTGCAGCATCAAGTTCTGAAGGGCAATTTTTCAGTCGCAGAATTCTATATATGATATAGTAGTGCTGTAGAATTTAACTATTGTGTAAAATAAAGGGAGGGCAATGAGGGATCCACCAGTGCGAGTCTCTTCTTGGTATTGCCGTGTCCCTTAGTTGTTTCAGACTTTGATCCagttattatgttatttttacgTGTTCGCTGAAATTTGTCTCAGTTGGTTGTTTGCATATGTAATAATGACATAAATAGTACTTTTTGCAGTTATCCTGATGGTTCTTCTCACCTTAATTTGTGTTTGGGGTTCAAAATCATTTATCATCCGCAAATATTTCTCTAGAAATATTACATATATGACCGCACAATTCGACTCATACATGTTTACGAAGGAGTATCAGTGAATCAAAATTTCATGCAATTGTTTTACAACTGAATAGACCTAAAGGACAGAATCACGTGAGTTTATAAGTGAAAAGAATAACATAAAGGTAAATTTATAGAACTGTGAAAAACAATTACACAACTTTCAGTAAGATTTTAAAttggaaaaggaaaaggataatctatatttatattataaacacaAATCGGACCCTCACAAATGCCAACATTTTACACGTGGCATTTTGTGAATCATCAGAAAAAATGAGACCatcttaaactaattaattaaagtattattaactaaattgTGTATATTGTTGTGGCTGAATGGCTGATGTGTCTCATATAGTAATATTGTGGTACACCCAATATAATGTACGAAATGTCGATTTTGTCCTTTGGTAAGTCCAATCGAACTTGTAACTTTTGCGTTATTAGCACAACGCTTTAATCAATTAagctaataaatcaattatgttattaaataattaaagtcgttatatataatactaaaaattttaatgtatatgtaaatttacataataaattttgtgataattaatttttataataattaattttttttatatatataaattgtaaataaaaatcataagttcaataaaaatttacatatgtaaaaaaatactaaatttatttaattatcaattattgtaataaacatctaaatacatcattcaattaaatatcatatttatttaattttcaatcactataataaacatctaaatacattattcaattaaatatcaaatttattttaacgaTTAATTACtgtaataaacatttaaatacaaCATCcagttaaatatcaaatttgtgtaattatcaaattttgtaaataaaataatgtataaaaaaattataattttaaaaaaatacataaaaattcaaaacatacgAATTGTCCATTcgtatgttttgaatttttttaatactcatttctttttttcgaCGATGAAAAACCATCATACTTCATTATATATCTGTAAACAACACATATACACCACCGACAACAATAAACACTCATGAAAGGATGCTAACAGAAACAAATTACAATAAGGGAGTgcgattttacaaaaaaaaaaaaaaaagcactgcAAACATGAAAAAACTAATATgctatttgtaataaaaaaaatacccataAAGGTATTTTCGGTATTTTGGAAAACTATTGGGTGTACTAACAAAAAGTTGGATGCCCCAAACAGTTCTCAAGGGATTaacccaaaagaaaaaagaatgcaaAAGTCCAACCCAATAGGCCAATTCAACGTTAAAAAAAAGGGATAAATGGTTAAGTGCTTAGTTTTGGGTCAGAAAGAAAATActttaagagtgtgtttggatagggTAATTTAACtaggtaatgtattttttatagggaattaaattttttttattaaaagtaactgtttggatattttagtaaaagaaattcaaaattttagaattttaaaagggattttagttagttgaaagaatagaattttaaattctatctTCAAGGGAGTGAATTTGGAAATTCCTCTCTCCGTTGCCGTCATGCCCCTCCTCCACCACCTTCACCTCGGCGGCAACTTCTTCTCCGGCCAGATCCCTCCCGAGTATGGCACCTGGCAGCACATCTAGTCCCTCACCCTCTCCGGCAACGAGCCTGCTGGCAACGAGCTCTCCAACAGCATGCTCTCCGGCGAATGTTAACTAAGAGGATTGTTTTAGGGATTTTCTGCTCAAGAGGTTTTACTTGTTTGGATTTGAACGGAGTTTGACGTCGGAGAGAATGGTGATGGAATCAGTGACTGCGTCGCCGTGGCGGTACCGGAGAGGGAGTAATAGTTTCTAAAGCAAGAGGCCTTCGCCATTCAGATCATTGGGGAAGTCGATGGTGTTTTCGTTCAGGTATTATAAAGGGATGAAGTCACCGTTCTTCCGGAGGAGGGGGTTTTTCCCGTTGTCGgagtgataactgctaaataattgtgaatttatAGGAGTTAAATAGTTCAATTttggcttaaaattaattatttagcagttatttgaaattaaaagttgagaaaattaattaaattgaatttctggTTGCAGATGCGAAAAATGAGGTTACATTAAGCAAAAGTGGCaacagaaaggaagaaaaagaagaaattctgAAGCAGGCCCAGTCCAATAGGGGTGCTAAGCGCGCATCAGGCACTAAGCGAGCAATTAACTGCAGGCGCTAAGCGTGGCGTTAAGCACGAAGGCAGAAACCGTTACGCGCGCTAAGTCCAGCTAGGTGCCCAGCGCGCAATCCAACAGAAGCACAGGCCCAGCGTGCATGGCGCGCCCAGCGCGCGatctgaacgcgctaagcgcgaggtgtGGCACTGAGCGCGATTACGAAGGCCCATAAGCCCACTTcagcaactataaatagagaggcaGTCCCAAGGAAACTTCACCTCGTCTCAGAGCACTACTCTCAGTACTTCAAGTCTGAGTTTTCTTTCCTCTCTCTATATTCTTTGTTTTATTAGCCCCATTCTTCCTTTCATCCCCAGTTgtaagccctcaatggccatgagtggcaaATCCCCTAACTAGGGCctgacaggcctaaaaagccaacgatGTACAATGAgcttcaagagttatcaatgcaAAGGAATTTATTCCAGGTTTTTctgttctatttcttttcttgtaTTCTTGCATTCATTCTTAGATCTCTTTTTGGGTTTTAttcgctcgggagagggtaattcccaataaatatttaagattcaatgcatgcatcagttttaggaGTTATACGCTTGGGAAAGGGTAACACCTAATAGAACATCTTAAGAAAAGAACCCTTGGGTtagcattgctaggcatagaatgatAACCCACTGCCCATGCATTTAAGCAACATCTAGCACTTAatcttaatgcattttaattattgaatcttcgcaaaggcatttgggagataggtgGTTAAAATAGGCTTGCCAACGTGAGGCATCAGAGGCAAGTAATTAACAGATGTGGTTAGAACTAATACCATTTCATTGATAATGAATATCATATTTACATGCATCGTAGGCCAATTGGGTTTGTCTGGTCTTGGCATCTTTATCAAttgcttttcctttttacttatttgttttaGTGATAGCACTCTATTCCTACTTTCATTCCTGTTTTACTACTTTACTCTCACTTGCAAATTGAAAAGTATTTAATAAGTGCAATAAAATCCCTGAGGACAcgatactcggacttccgaAGTTTACTACTTGTAAcgatttggtgcacttgccaaaaaGTCACAACACGGAGTCGAGCGTGAGGTATAGCAGTGGGGGGAGCTCGTCGCAGCGTAGCAAGTCGATAGCGAGTCCGATGTTTTTGTAGTCGTTTGGGGTGGCAGCCGCGGCGGTGTTCTCGTCGAGCCGGCTGAGGTGCAGGGATCCCGAGGCACTAGTGTCGTCGAAGAGGTTTAACCGGAGGAAATTCTGTGATTTGGTGGTAATTATGTTATTGTTGAAGAGAGAGATTGTATccaaatacaattttaaaaataaagaaatttaaattgaaccatttgaaattctcagaatttaaaattctttaaaattttaaattgtctcatccaaacacactgtTTGGTCTTCGTTTGGAACAAACATCATGTTTTCTCTTGTTTTAGTAGATTAATTGGCTATAGTCTCATGAGATCATTAAGCTCTGTATGATATTGGATTACTGGTGTAATCTACATAATATGCAGCAtatcttgtataaagtttatgGTGCTTGAGTAATGACCACCCATCCCTATGGTTCATTCCTCATCATCTTCTATaatgtatattttgtttataaaataagaatgaagCCAACTTGATGGGAGGAAAAATGTAGAGATACAAAATCAACTACAATAAAAACTTGTC is a genomic window containing:
- the LOC100815185 gene encoding non-specific lipid-transfer protein 3-like precursor, yielding MASLKVACVVAVMCMVVVAMSAAPMAQAAITCGQVAGDMSPCFSYLRSGGKPSQACCNGVKSLSSAAKTTADRQGACSCLKNLANNMGQSLNAGNAASLPGKCGVNIPYKISTSTNCATIKF